Below is a window of Candidatus Paceibacterota bacterium DNA.
CGTCGATAGAACCGAAGTTACCTTGTCCAAGTACAAGAGGATATCTAAATGAGAATGGCTGTGCCATCTTAACCATTGAGTCATAGACAGCAGCATCTCCGTGCGGGTGGTAGTTACCAAGCACATCTCCAACTACTGTTGCTGACTTACGGAACTTTGCTGTCGCAGTCAGTCCCTTTTCGTGCATAGAAAAAAGAATACGGCGGTGTACTGGCTTTAATCCATCGCGAACATCAGGAAGTGCACGCGCGGTGATAACCGACATCGCATAGTCGAGGTATGAGTCACGCATTTCTTGCGTAATACTTCGAGAAACTACCCCTCGTTCTCCTTCTGGTCTTTTATATTCTTCTTTTGGTGTATCGTTCTGATTTTTTTTCATACGGGAGCTATATAACTACTATCGTGATCGTGTGCCGGTTGCAAACGCACCAATTCCGGCAGCGACATCACTTTGAACGACTGACAAATTCGCATTGTCTACTCTATTTCCATCCTGGTCAATGACAATTACCGCGTTATCTGTATCACTTGTGAATGGACGGACCGTAAGCCACACACCTAAAATAAGCGCGGTCACGAAAAACGACACCACAAGACCGATGGCATGCTTATGATGATCTGGACGCTGTCTCAAACGATGGATGATACTCATATGTACGTATTATACAGTTATGATTGCGAGATAACGATAACCTGACTCTCTTTTCCCTCTAGATCCTTTTTCTTGATTGTGAGTTTGTCTGTCTTTTGTGGATCTTTTGCTCCAGCCTCTTTAAGGAACGCTTCAAGTGACCCCTTTTCTCCAAGTGCACACGGTACGATTGCTTTGGCTTCGAGTGCAACCGCAAGAGAATATGCATCCTTTGGAGATAGTGCGTCAGCTCCTGCGCTGTCCACTGGAACAATCAACAGATCAACTTCTTCAATTGCTTCGTTTGTCTCAGCTGGAAGCTCTTTGTCTGATAACGCACCGAGGATACAAATATTAATACCATCGAGTGTAAATGAATAAATGGTGTTAATACGTTTTTTTGCTTCCTTTCCAGAGTCATATGATGAGTACGATGGAAGTCCTCGAATGAATATCTCCTTATACTCATATTCACCGGGTCCTGAGATCTCAAACGGAACCGTTGAGCCGTGGGTAGCCTGTTCAACACCATTCCAATCAGGGTGTTTAAGTGATGAAAGGACCACATCTGCTCCGAACTTTGATATTTTAAATCGCTTCGAGTCTTTGCTTGGTGGATTAACAGCAATAACTACCTGTCCATGCTGTGCTTTATAGCAACCTCCTCCTTGGTACGTAAGAATCATGCGCGGATTATAGCAGTCCACTGGCCTGTTTACAAAATCCACTTTTCAAGATATTATGTTCTAATCTCTGGAAACAGGGTTTTTTATTTAATAAGTCTATAACTTCTGGAAGTATCCTCACTACGACCTACATTCTGACGATGTGTAGTGAGCCTCCCAGCCAAACAACATGAGCGAATCAACAACAGTCGACCCAAAAGTCGAAGTAAAAAAGGATACCCGAATGATGGCAGCCTATCTTGAAAAGGTTACCGCTTCTCCACAAATTGGAGATATGGTTGAAGGTCCTGTTATCAACATTGAAAAGAGCGCCGTATACGTCGATCTCTTCCCTTTTGGTACTGGAATTATTTACGGACGCGAATATATCGCTGCCCGCGACATCATCAAGAAACTCCCTATCGGAGACAAGGTAAGCGCAAAGATCGTCGATATCCATGAAAAAGATGGTTATTACGAGCTTTCACTTAAGGAAGCTAAACAAGCTATTGTCTGGGGTGAAGCACTTGAAGCTGTTAAAGAAAAGCGCCCTCTTGAAATTGTTCCGACAGAAGCAAACAAAGGTGGACTTATCATCGTATGGCAAGGTATCCAAGGATTCCTTCCTGCCTCACAACTTAAGGCTGAACACTACCCACGTGTAGCTGACGGTGACAAGGACAAGATCCTCGAAGAACTTAAGAAGCTTGTTGGTCAGCGCCTTATCGCAACAATCATCAGTGCCGTTCCTAACGAAAACAAACTTATCTTCTCCGAAAAGGTTGGTGGTGAAAAGGAGAAGGAAAAGATTGTTGAGAAATACAAGGTTGGTGACACACTTGATGGTGAAATCACAGGCATCGTTGATTTCGGAGCATTCGTAAAGGTTGAAGAAGGACTTGAAGGACTTGTTCACATCTCAGAACTCGACTGGTCACTCGTTGAAGACCCTCGCCAGCTATACCGAGTTGGGGATCGAGTTAAAGTGAAAGTTATTGAAGTTAAGGATGGAAAGGTTTCTCTTTCTATCAAAGCCCTCAAGCCGAACCCATGGCAAGACGCTGCAAAGAAGTATAAGAAGGACTCAGTTGTTGAAGGAACAATCATTAAATTCAACAAGTATGGTGCCCTTGCTTCTATTGAAGAAGGAGTAGCTGGACTTGTACACGTTTCTGAATTCGGAAACGACGCAGGACTTCGAGCAGCACTTGAACTAGGTAAAAGTTACCAGTTCAAGATCACATCTTTTGACGCTAAGTCACAGAAGATGACACTCTCATACGGACAGGCTAAATAACATATTAAAACCCAAACAAAAAACACGCAGCAATGCGTGTTTTTTGTTTGGGTTAATTCATATATAGGTTTGTTGGTATATACTTGACATATACTTAATTTATGATATAATACACTGCAGAGTTTCAGTGAGGATCCGTTTACCCCCCCTATCTCCCGAAAGGAGACTCACATGCAGTTCACCTGCAAAGCTGTTGGTCAGAGCTATTTCAAGAAGGTTATCGCGGGCATGGTCAAGGCAGGATACGCGCTGGTCTCCAATGTGGAGATTAACAGCTATCAGATGCCATACCACGTTCCGGCGACCTTCGCCCGATCAACCAACCTGTTCTTTCACATCATCGGTAAGAGTGTCCTGGTTCATCTCCATTACACCGAGAACGACACGAACGATACCTGGGAGCGCCAATACGGAAACGTCAAGGGTCTTAACAAGGTCATTGGCCATTGGGAAGTTACCTTCTGGGTGCAGTATAAGCCTTACGAGGCAATCTTGAAGATGGCGCCCCAAGGATTAAGCTTCGATGAACGAGACACTTGGCTCGACATGATCCCTTTAATTGGGAGAAGTTGTGAACCGTTGCCACATGGCGATTTCGAGATTCGCGGTGGTCCAGGCTGGTGTAGCGATAGTTCGGAGGTTCACGGAGGTGAAATCTGTGAAACGCTCTACCCAAACACGCTTCCTGGTCCTTGCGATCCAGAAAAACTTGTACGCACTGTCACTGAGATGATCAAGCCCACACTGCCATTCGTAGACAAGCGGCCAATTCAGAGATTGTACGTCGGCTCATTTGCCCCAACGTACATCTTTAATGGTCAGAATAACCACAGCAACGAGCACCGGCAACAACAGCTGGAAGAATTGTTCTGGTCGCGAATGGATGTTTCGTACTTTCGACGTTTAGTGTACAAACCCTGGGGCACAAGTCTCTTTGTCCACGAATGTCGACTTCCACAAATCCGATGACGTGTAAACTGTTTTATTCCAACCCACATTAAATGGGGACCCCCAACTGAAAAGTTGGGGTTTATTTTTTATATTTAATTAAACTTATTCATCGCAACCTCCCTTCCTTCAGCAAGGAGTGTTCCGAGCGCTTCGTGGATCTTTTTTCCAACC
It encodes the following:
- a CDS encoding MBL fold metallo-hydrolase: MILTYQGGGCYKAQHGQVVIAVNPPSKDSKRFKISKFGADVVLSSLKHPDWNGVEQATHGSTVPFEISGPGEYEYKEIFIRGLPSYSSYDSGKEAKKRINTIYSFTLDGINICILGALSDKELPAETNEAIEEVDLLIVPVDSAGADALSPKDAYSLAVALEAKAIVPCALGEKGSLEAFLKEAGAKDPQKTDKLTIKKKDLEGKESQVIVISQS
- a CDS encoding S1 RNA-binding domain-containing protein, with product MSESTTVDPKVEVKKDTRMMAAYLEKVTASPQIGDMVEGPVINIEKSAVYVDLFPFGTGIIYGREYIAARDIIKKLPIGDKVSAKIVDIHEKDGYYELSLKEAKQAIVWGEALEAVKEKRPLEIVPTEANKGGLIIVWQGIQGFLPASQLKAEHYPRVADGDKDKILEELKKLVGQRLIATIISAVPNENKLIFSEKVGGEKEKEKIVEKYKVGDTLDGEITGIVDFGAFVKVEEGLEGLVHISELDWSLVEDPRQLYRVGDRVKVKVIEVKDGKVSLSIKALKPNPWQDAAKKYKKDSVVEGTIIKFNKYGALASIEEGVAGLVHVSEFGNDAGLRAALELGKSYQFKITSFDAKSQKMTLSYGQAK